A DNA window from Rhinolophus sinicus isolate RSC01 linkage group LG10, ASM3656204v1, whole genome shotgun sequence contains the following coding sequences:
- the ACKR2 gene encoding atypical chemokine receptor 2 yields the protein MADSASAVPLTTEVAASENSSSFYDYEYYLDQVAFMLCRKDEVLSFGKVFLPVFYSLVFVLGLGGNLLLLVVLLRYMPRRPMTEVYLLNLAISNLLFVVTLPFWSISVVWHWVFGNFLCKMVSTLYTTNLYSGIFFISCMSLDKYLEIVHAQPHHWLRTRAKRWHLTAMVWAAALAVSIPEMVFVRTHEQPLGVWSCYPDFGGHATIWKLVFRFQQNLLGFLLPFLVMLFFYSRIGSVLVRLRTPGQGRALRITVALVLAFFVLWFPYNLTLFLHSLMDLSVFGDCRVSHRLDYALQVTESVAFLHCCFTPILYAFSSRRFRQYLKALLAMMLGRHQAPSPAQAPLSSCSENSSLTAQEEVTDMNDLGERQTEDAPNKRDEGKSEA from the coding sequence ATGGCCGACAGCGCCTCTGCTGTGCCGCTCACCACCGAGGTGGCCGCTTCTGAGAACAGCAGCTCCTTCTACGACTATGAGTACTACCTGGACCAGGTGGCCTTCATGCTGTGCAGGAAGGACGAGGTGCTGTCCTTCGGCAAGGTCTTCCTGCCCGTCTTCTACAGCCTGGTCTTTGTGCTGGGCCTGGGCGGGAACCTCCTCCTGCTCGTGGTCCTGCTCCGGTACATGCCGCGCAGGCCGATGACGGAGGTCTACCTGCTGAACCTGGCCATCTCCAACCTCCTGTTTGTGGTGACGCTGCCCTTCTGGAGCATCTCCGTGGTCTGGCACTGGGTCTTTGGGAATTTCTTGTGCAAGATGGTGAGCACCCTCTATACCACTAACCTCTACAGTGGCATCTTCTTCATCAGCTGCATGAGCCTGGACAAGTACCTGGAGATTGTCCACGCTCAGCCGCATCACTGGCTGCGGACCCGGGCCAAGCGCTGGCACCTCACGGCCATGGTGTGGGCGGCGGCCCTGGCTGTCTCCATCCCTGAGATGGTCTTTGTGCGGACACATGAGCAGCCCCTGGGTGTGTGGAGCTGCTATCCGGATTTCGGGGGGCATGCGACCATCTGGAAGCTTGTATTCCGCTTCCAGCAGAACCTCCTGGGGTTTCTCCTCCCATTCCTGGTCATGCTCTTCTTCTACTCCCGCATTGGCTCTGTTCTGGTCCGGCTGAGGACCCCTGGCCAGGGCCGGGCTCTGAGGATCACCGTAGCCCTCGTGCTAGCCTTCTTCGTGCTGTGGTTCCCGTACAATCTCACCTTGTTTCTGCACTCGCTGATGGACCTGAGCGTGTTTGGGGACTGCAGGGTCAGCCATCGCCTGGACTATGCCCTGCAGGTGACGGAGAGTGTCGCCTTCCTTCACTGCTGCTTCACCCCCATCCTCTATGCCTTCTCTAGCCGCCGCTTCCGCCAGTACCTGAAGGCTTTGCTGGCCATGATGCTTGGACGGCAccaggcccccagccctgcccaggccccACTGTCCAGCTGTTCTGAGAATAGCAGCCTCACTGCCCAAGAAGAAGTGACTGACATGAATGACCTTGGGGAGAGGCAGACCGAGGACGCCCCCAACAAGAGGGACGAGGGGAAAAGTGAAGCCTAA